The Impatiens glandulifera unplaced genomic scaffold, dImpGla2.1, whole genome shotgun sequence genome includes a window with the following:
- the LOC124917067 gene encoding stem-specific protein TSJT1-like, with protein MLAIFKNGSVDPPKELNSPASVQRSSSSLKPKLPNEILNNFLSSHSNNGFSMGFAEKALIAFSPPQNPFSIHNRMFCGVDDIYCIFLGGLSYLPALLRQYGLSKGVNEAAFVVEAYRTLRDRGPYPADQVLRDMDGRFGFVVYDAKAGSVFVSLAGDEGVKLYWGIGGDGCVVISDNLEVIKGSCAKSFAPFPAGCMYHSEHGLMSFEQPLKKMKAMPRIDSEGILCGSNFKVDTISSSKNNNNMTRVGSEANCAVWRSQA; from the exons ATGTTGGCCATATTCAAGAATGGATCTGTTGATCCACCGAAGGAGCTCAACAGTCCAGCTTCAGTACAAAGATCCTCCTCCTCCCTCAAGCCAAAGCTCCCCAATGAGATCCTAAACAATTTCTTGTCTTCTCATTCTAACAATGGCTTCTCCATGGGTTTTGCAGAGAAAGCTCTGATTGCTTTCTCACCTCCTCAAAACCCTTTCTCCATTCACAATAGGATGTTTTGTGGGGTGGATGACATATACTGTATCTTCTTGGGCGGTTTAAGCTACCTCCCGGCTCTTCTCCGGCAATATGGGCTTTCGAAGGGGGTAAATGAGGCGGCGTTCGTGGTGGAGGCGTATAGGACTCTTAGAGACAGAGGACCTTATCCGGCTGATCAAGTTCTTAGAGACATGGATGGAAGATTTGGGTTTGTTGTGTATGATGCCAAGGCTGGATCTGTTTTTGTTTCTCTG GCTGGTGATGAAGGTGTGAAGTTATACTGGGGAATAGGAGGAGATGGGTGTGTAGTGATTTCTGATAACTTGGAGGTTATTAAGGGAAGCTGTGCCAAGTCATTTGCCCCTTTCCCAGCTG GTTGCATGTATCATAGTGAGCATGGGCTAATGAGCTTTGAGCAGccattgaagaagatgaaagcaaTGCCTAGAATCGACAGTGAAGGAATACTGTGTGGATCTAATTTCAAGGTGGATACAATTTCATCTTCTAAGAACAATAACAATATGACCAGGGTTGGAAGTGAAGCTAATTGTGCTGTTTGGAGATCACAAGCTTGA